A single genomic interval of Burkholderia sp. HI2500 harbors:
- a CDS encoding AI-2E family transporter, giving the protein MGAHVPSSPEPAARPRTQQVSRAVLVAALLVIALWVIRDFIPAIAWACVIAIAMWPMLKRFESHRLFRNRPTLIALVITAAISLLVVLPVAVAATQAIGQVHDLREWLRTIQDNGIPVPDVVARVPYGAAQITEWWQANLAHPLHAATAMHSVNSEKFLAFGRQFGTKLAHALLEFGFMLVTLFVILRAGHKLSGALLQGARRAFGRSGAELIERMVAAVFGTVTGLVVVGLGEGALLGIAYALAGVPHAALLGLVTAIAAMLPFCAPVVFCGAALWLFVQGATMWAIVVAVLGFVVVFVAEHFVRPVLIGSSARLPFLLVLFGILGGAETFGLIGLFVGPALMTVLTMLWAEWIA; this is encoded by the coding sequence ATGGGCGCACATGTCCCGTCGTCTCCCGAGCCCGCCGCACGGCCGCGCACGCAGCAGGTTTCCCGCGCCGTGCTGGTTGCGGCGCTGCTGGTGATCGCGCTGTGGGTGATCCGCGATTTCATTCCCGCCATCGCGTGGGCCTGCGTGATCGCCATCGCGATGTGGCCGATGCTGAAGCGCTTCGAATCGCACCGGCTGTTCCGCAACCGCCCGACACTCATCGCGCTCGTCATCACGGCGGCGATCTCGTTGCTGGTCGTGCTGCCGGTGGCCGTCGCGGCGACCCAGGCGATCGGCCAGGTGCATGACCTGCGCGAGTGGCTGCGCACGATCCAGGACAACGGCATCCCTGTGCCGGACGTGGTCGCCCGGGTGCCTTACGGCGCGGCGCAGATCACCGAATGGTGGCAGGCCAACCTCGCCCATCCGCTGCATGCGGCCACCGCGATGCACAGCGTCAACAGCGAGAAATTCCTCGCGTTCGGCCGGCAGTTCGGCACCAAGCTCGCGCACGCGCTGCTCGAATTCGGCTTCATGCTCGTCACGCTGTTCGTGATCCTGCGCGCCGGCCACAAGCTGTCGGGGGCGCTGCTGCAGGGCGCACGGCGCGCGTTCGGGCGCAGCGGCGCGGAGCTGATCGAGCGGATGGTCGCGGCCGTGTTCGGCACGGTGACGGGGCTCGTCGTCGTCGGGCTCGGCGAGGGCGCGCTGCTCGGTATCGCGTATGCGCTGGCCGGCGTCCCGCATGCGGCGCTGCTCGGCCTCGTCACGGCCATTGCCGCGATGCTGCCGTTCTGCGCGCCCGTCGTGTTCTGCGGCGCCGCGCTCTGGCTGTTCGTGCAGGGCGCGACCATGTGGGCCATCGTCGTGGCCGTGCTCGGGTTCGTCGTCGTGTTCGTCGCCGAGCACTTCGTGCGGCCGGTGCTGATCGGCAGTTCCGCGCGGCTGCCGTTCCTGCTCGTGCTGTTCGGCATCCTCGGCGGCGCCGAGACGTTCGGCCTGATCGGGCTGTTCGTCGGCCCCGCGCTGATGACGGTGCTGACGATGCTGTGGGCCGAGTGGATTGCATGA
- a CDS encoding NADH:flavin oxidoreductase/NADH oxidase, which translates to MSALFEPFKLKDVTLRNRIAVPPMCQYVAEDGVVNDWHHVHLAGIARGGAGLVIAEATAVSPEGRITPGCAGLWNDAQAEAFAPSVAAIKAAGAVPGIQIAHAGRKASANRPWEGDDHIADGDPRGWQTIAPSAVPFGAHLPKTPRAMTRDDIARVQADFVAAAKRARDLGFEWLELHFAHGYLGQSFFSVHANQRDDEYGGSAENRGRFLVETLAAVRKVWPEHLPLTARFGVIEYDGRDEETLAESIALTQRLKREGLDMLSVSIGFSTPDAQIPWGPAFLAPIAERVRREAGLPVSSAWGIDTPQLANRVVAEEQLDLVMVGRAHLADPHWPYYAAKQLGVERPSWTLPAPYAHWLERYRSADKVA; encoded by the coding sequence ATGTCTGCCCTGTTCGAACCGTTCAAACTCAAGGATGTCACGCTGCGCAACCGCATCGCGGTGCCGCCGATGTGCCAGTACGTCGCCGAGGACGGCGTCGTCAACGACTGGCATCACGTGCATCTGGCCGGCATCGCGCGTGGCGGTGCGGGCCTCGTGATCGCCGAGGCGACGGCGGTGTCGCCGGAAGGGCGCATCACGCCGGGCTGCGCGGGGCTGTGGAACGATGCGCAGGCCGAAGCGTTCGCGCCGTCGGTCGCGGCGATCAAGGCGGCCGGCGCGGTGCCCGGCATCCAGATCGCGCACGCGGGCCGCAAGGCGAGCGCGAACCGTCCGTGGGAAGGCGACGACCATATCGCCGACGGCGATCCGCGCGGCTGGCAAACCATCGCGCCGTCGGCCGTGCCGTTCGGCGCGCACCTGCCGAAGACGCCGCGCGCGATGACGCGCGACGACATCGCACGCGTGCAGGCCGACTTCGTTGCGGCGGCGAAGCGCGCGCGCGACCTGGGCTTCGAATGGCTCGAACTGCACTTCGCGCACGGCTATCTCGGCCAGAGCTTCTTCTCGGTGCATGCGAACCAGCGCGACGACGAATACGGCGGCTCGGCCGAGAACCGCGGCCGCTTCCTCGTCGAGACGCTGGCGGCCGTGCGCAAGGTGTGGCCGGAGCATCTGCCGTTGACCGCGCGCTTCGGCGTGATCGAGTACGACGGCCGCGACGAGGAGACGCTCGCCGAGTCGATCGCGCTCACGCAGCGGCTGAAGCGGGAAGGGCTCGACATGCTGAGCGTGTCGATCGGTTTCTCGACGCCCGACGCGCAGATCCCGTGGGGCCCGGCGTTCCTCGCGCCGATCGCCGAACGCGTGCGCCGCGAGGCCGGGCTGCCGGTGTCGTCCGCGTGGGGGATCGACACGCCGCAACTCGCGAACCGCGTGGTGGCTGAGGAGCAGCTCGATCTCGTGATGGTCGGCCGCGCGCATCTGGCCGACCCGCACTGGCCGTACTACGCGGCCAAGCAACTCGGCGTCGAGCGTCCGTCGTGGACGCTGCCCGCACCGTACGCGCACTGGCTCGAGCGTTACCGGAGCGCCGACAAGGTGGCCTGA
- a CDS encoding type 1 glutamine amidotransferase domain-containing protein, whose translation MKILVVLTSHDTLGDTGKKTGFWLEELAAPYYTFKDAGVELTLASPKGGQPPLDPKSNDPTAQTDATRRFDADAEAKAELASTRKLADVSVDDYDAVFYPGGHGPLWDLAEDLHSIGLIERALAAGKPVAAVCHAPGVLRHVKNPQTGESVVRGKRVTGFTNSEEAAVELTEVVPFLVEDMLKTNGAEFERSADWAPHVVTDGLLITGQNPASSEPAAEALLAQLGRR comes from the coding sequence ATGAAGATTCTGGTTGTCCTGACCTCGCACGACACGCTCGGCGACACCGGCAAGAAGACCGGCTTCTGGCTCGAGGAACTGGCCGCGCCGTACTACACGTTCAAGGACGCGGGCGTCGAGCTGACGCTCGCGTCGCCGAAGGGCGGCCAGCCGCCGCTCGACCCGAAGAGCAATGACCCGACGGCCCAGACCGACGCGACGCGCCGCTTCGACGCCGATGCGGAGGCCAAGGCCGAACTGGCTTCGACGCGCAAGCTGGCCGACGTGTCCGTGGACGACTACGACGCCGTGTTCTACCCGGGCGGCCATGGCCCGCTGTGGGATCTCGCCGAGGATCTGCATTCGATCGGCCTGATCGAGCGCGCGCTGGCGGCCGGCAAGCCGGTCGCGGCGGTGTGCCACGCGCCGGGCGTGCTGCGTCACGTGAAGAATCCGCAGACCGGCGAATCGGTCGTGCGCGGCAAGCGTGTGACGGGCTTCACCAACAGCGAGGAAGCGGCTGTCGAACTGACGGAAGTCGTGCCGTTCCTCGTCGAGGACATGCTGAAGACCAACGGCGCGGAGTTCGAGCGCAGCGCCGACTGGGCGCCGCATGTCGTCACCGACGGGCTGCTGATCACGGGGCAGAACCCCGCGTCGTCGGAGCCTGCCGCCGAGGCGCTGCTCGCGCAGCTCGGCCGCCGTTGA
- a CDS encoding substrate-binding domain-containing protein, whose translation MRGTTVKVNLKALSDALGLSRTTVSRALNGYDDVSEATRERVARAAREMGYVADPTARRLATGRADVIGIVYPFGAGDLGDPRFGEVVAGITERLAERNLDFIIASARPNAELDTYRRIVDGKLVDGLIVARTRVDDPRIAYLQASAFPYVAYGRTQVAEPYAWFDFDNEGGARDAVRRLTAFGHRRIAMISAPLALNFAAQRRAGYLSALREAGVEPDPALMVECPFTHDGGWQAARALLARTERPTALLVDNNIAGGGAFRALVDSGLRLGEDMSLIVYDGVPPNLAHPYRVTAVVQPTGHASGRALAELMLRLLGDGVREQRLEAPAIEAGDTDGPLRG comes from the coding sequence ATGCGAGGAACGACGGTGAAGGTGAATCTGAAGGCGCTCTCGGACGCGCTCGGGCTGTCGCGGACGACGGTCAGCCGCGCGCTGAACGGTTACGACGACGTCAGCGAGGCGACGCGCGAGCGCGTGGCGCGGGCCGCGCGGGAAATGGGCTATGTGGCGGATCCGACCGCGCGCCGGCTCGCGACCGGGCGGGCGGACGTGATCGGGATCGTCTATCCGTTCGGCGCGGGCGATCTCGGCGATCCGCGTTTCGGCGAGGTTGTCGCGGGCATCACCGAGCGGCTCGCGGAACGCAATCTCGATTTCATCATCGCGTCGGCGCGACCGAACGCGGAACTGGACACCTATCGGCGCATCGTCGACGGCAAGCTCGTCGACGGGCTGATCGTCGCGCGCACACGGGTCGACGATCCGCGCATCGCGTACCTGCAGGCGAGCGCGTTTCCGTACGTGGCCTACGGCCGGACGCAGGTGGCCGAGCCGTATGCGTGGTTCGATTTCGACAACGAGGGCGGCGCGCGGGACGCGGTGCGTCGACTGACGGCGTTCGGGCACCGGCGCATTGCGATGATCAGCGCGCCGCTGGCGCTGAATTTCGCCGCGCAGCGCCGTGCAGGCTATCTGTCGGCCCTGCGCGAAGCCGGTGTCGAGCCGGATCCGGCGCTGATGGTCGAGTGTCCATTTACGCACGACGGCGGGTGGCAGGCGGCGCGGGCGCTGCTCGCGCGCACCGAGCGGCCGACGGCGCTGCTGGTCGACAACAATATCGCGGGCGGCGGCGCGTTTCGGGCGCTCGTGGACAGCGGGCTGCGCCTGGGCGAGGACATGTCGCTGATCGTCTACGACGGCGTGCCGCCGAACCTCGCGCATCCGTATCGCGTGACGGCGGTCGTGCAGCCGACCGGCCACGCGTCGGGGCGCGCACTGGCGGAACTGATGCTGCGGCTGCTGGGCGACGGGGTTCGCGAGCAGCGGCTCGAAGCACCGGCGATCGAGGCGGGTGACACGGACGGTCCATTGCGCGGCTAG
- a CDS encoding glycoside hydrolase family 68 protein — translation MTYFPLFRPIATKRLLLAGGALAAFASVAHAQSSGTGAPLPTPHTQQAYDPEGNFTMRWTRADIRQIVAQSHTAGADKNSLPQALTMPDIPQDFPLINSNVWVWDTWPLADLRANQLSYKGWEVIFSLTADPHAGYTFDDRHVHARIGFFYRRAGIPASQRPANGGWTWGGHLFPDGASAKVFGTAPMTNNAEWSGSARLTHGDNVSLYYTATSFNRSAPGGADITPPQAIITRADGHIHADATHVWFSGFDDHKALLQPDGNYYQSGQQNTYFSFRDPFVFTDPAHPGKTYMVFEGNTGGPRGARTCTNADLGYAPNDPYKEDLNAVMNSGAVYQKANVGLAIATNPQLTEWKFLPPILSANCVDDQTERPQIYLKDGKYYLFTISHRTTMAAGVDGPDGVYGFVGNGIRSDFLPLNGGSGLVLGNPTDFSAPAGAPYSQDPNQNPREFQSYSHYVMPGGLVESFIDAIGPRRGGTLAPTVKVNINGTSTAVDRAYGRGGLGGYGDIPANLPATGGSNSQGNQDNQQ, via the coding sequence ATGACATACTTTCCCCTTTTCCGCCCGATCGCGACCAAACGTTTGCTGCTCGCTGGCGGCGCACTCGCCGCCTTCGCGTCCGTCGCGCATGCGCAGTCCAGCGGCACGGGCGCGCCCCTGCCCACGCCCCATACGCAGCAGGCCTACGATCCCGAGGGCAACTTCACGATGCGCTGGACGCGAGCGGACATCCGCCAGATCGTCGCGCAGTCGCATACCGCCGGTGCCGACAAGAACTCGCTGCCGCAAGCGCTGACGATGCCGGACATCCCGCAGGATTTCCCGCTGATCAACTCGAACGTATGGGTGTGGGACACATGGCCGCTGGCCGACCTGCGCGCGAACCAGCTCAGCTACAAGGGCTGGGAGGTGATCTTCTCGCTCACCGCCGATCCGCATGCGGGCTACACGTTCGACGACCGTCACGTCCATGCGCGCATCGGCTTCTTCTACCGTCGCGCGGGCATCCCCGCGTCGCAGCGCCCCGCGAACGGCGGCTGGACCTGGGGCGGCCACCTGTTCCCCGACGGCGCAAGCGCCAAGGTGTTCGGCACCGCGCCGATGACCAACAACGCCGAATGGTCGGGATCCGCCCGGCTCACGCACGGCGACAACGTCAGCCTCTACTACACCGCGACGTCGTTCAACCGCTCGGCGCCCGGCGGCGCCGACATCACGCCGCCGCAGGCGATCATCACGCGCGCCGACGGCCACATCCACGCCGACGCCACGCACGTCTGGTTCTCCGGCTTCGACGATCACAAGGCGCTGCTGCAACCGGACGGCAACTACTACCAGTCCGGCCAGCAGAACACCTACTTCTCGTTCCGTGACCCGTTCGTGTTCACCGATCCCGCGCACCCGGGCAAGACCTACATGGTCTTCGAGGGCAACACGGGCGGCCCGCGCGGCGCACGCACCTGCACCAACGCGGATCTCGGCTACGCGCCGAACGATCCGTACAAGGAAGATCTCAACGCGGTGATGAATTCGGGCGCAGTGTATCAAAAGGCCAATGTCGGCCTGGCGATCGCGACGAACCCGCAATTGACCGAGTGGAAGTTCCTGCCGCCGATCCTGTCGGCGAACTGCGTCGACGACCAGACCGAGCGCCCGCAGATCTACCTGAAGGACGGCAAGTACTACCTGTTCACGATCAGCCACCGCACGACGATGGCGGCCGGCGTCGACGGGCCGGACGGCGTGTACGGCTTCGTCGGCAACGGCATCCGCAGCGACTTCCTGCCGCTGAACGGCGGCAGCGGCCTCGTGCTCGGCAACCCGACGGACTTCTCCGCGCCGGCCGGCGCGCCGTATTCGCAGGATCCGAACCAGAATCCGCGTGAATTCCAGTCGTATTCGCACTACGTGATGCCGGGCGGGCTCGTCGAGTCGTTCATCGATGCGATCGGCCCACGCCGCGGCGGCACGCTCGCGCCGACAGTGAAGGTCAACATCAACGGCACGTCGACGGCGGTCGATCGCGCCTATGGACGCGGCGGGCTCGGCGGCTACGGCGACATTCCCGCGAACCTGCCCGCGACCGGTGGCAGCAACAGCCAGGGCAATCAGGATAACCAACAATAA
- a CDS encoding glycoside hydrolase family 32 protein, translated as MISTSFRFSVRVARLLLACVACAQVAAAPCHAPAEHDTPQWRPALHYTPQRNWMNDPNGLVYDNGRYHLFYQYNPLGRDWGNMSWGHATSTDLVHWREQPVAMRANATEEIFSGSIVADTLNTSGLGKPGHTPLVALYTSVYKAGSGHAPGVQAQSLAYSLDQGATWQPYARNPVLTLDPESKQFRDPKVSWYAPGGYWLMTTVVADAHVVKLYRSDDLIHWNFLSDFTRPGVPHDGALWEMPDLVPLPLDGDPARIRWVMIVNVNPWSIAGGSGAMYFVGDFDGRTFTPDRIAPAGSDPAQFRWVDHGADFYAAGTFSGAPGSRPVAIAWMSNWDYAAKAPTAPWRGATTLPRELSLKTIDGEPTLVVAPAAAFDAWADGRPAVHEGDLAVDSTTRALSAATRGVIQRITVTLAPQHAARAGLIVRRSADGSVGTRIVYDTAKRTLTLDRSQSGETNFADTFSKEHIVDLPLEHGQLRLEIVVDHGSVEVFANGGRVALTDLIFPPLDADRVAVFAEHGRATFSGLTVTQLEAGGDSHNACAAR; from the coding sequence ATGATATCGACGTCTTTCCGCTTTTCCGTCCGGGTCGCCCGGTTGCTGCTCGCCTGCGTGGCCTGCGCCCAGGTCGCTGCCGCGCCTTGCCACGCACCGGCCGAACATGACACGCCGCAATGGCGGCCCGCGCTCCACTACACGCCGCAGCGCAACTGGATGAACGACCCGAACGGGCTCGTCTACGACAACGGCCGCTATCACCTGTTCTATCAATACAATCCGCTCGGCCGCGACTGGGGCAACATGTCGTGGGGCCACGCGACGAGCACCGACCTCGTCCACTGGCGCGAGCAGCCGGTCGCGATGCGCGCGAACGCGACGGAGGAAATCTTCTCCGGCTCGATCGTCGCCGACACGCTCAACACGTCCGGCCTCGGCAAGCCGGGCCACACGCCGCTCGTCGCGCTTTATACGAGCGTGTACAAGGCAGGCTCCGGTCACGCGCCGGGCGTCCAGGCGCAGTCGCTGGCGTACAGCCTCGATCAAGGCGCGACCTGGCAGCCGTACGCACGCAATCCGGTGCTGACGCTCGATCCGGAATCGAAGCAATTTCGCGATCCGAAAGTGTCGTGGTATGCGCCGGGCGGCTACTGGCTGATGACGACGGTCGTCGCCGATGCGCACGTCGTGAAGCTCTATCGCTCGGACGATCTGATCCACTGGAATTTCCTGAGCGACTTCACGCGGCCGGGCGTGCCGCACGACGGCGCGCTGTGGGAAATGCCCGACCTCGTGCCGCTGCCGCTCGATGGCGACCCCGCCCGCATCCGGTGGGTCATGATCGTCAACGTCAATCCGTGGTCGATCGCCGGCGGCTCCGGCGCGATGTACTTCGTCGGCGACTTCGACGGCCGCACGTTTACACCGGACCGCATTGCGCCCGCCGGCTCCGATCCCGCGCAATTCCGCTGGGTCGACCATGGCGCGGACTTCTACGCAGCCGGCACCTTCTCGGGCGCGCCCGGCTCACGGCCGGTCGCGATCGCGTGGATGAGCAACTGGGATTACGCGGCGAAAGCGCCGACCGCGCCGTGGCGCGGCGCGACGACCCTGCCGCGCGAACTGTCGCTGAAAACGATCGACGGCGAACCGACGCTCGTGGTCGCGCCGGCCGCCGCATTCGACGCCTGGGCGGACGGCAGGCCCGCCGTGCATGAAGGCGATCTCGCGGTCGATTCCACGACACGTGCGCTGTCGGCCGCGACGCGCGGCGTCATCCAGCGCATCACGGTCACGCTCGCGCCGCAGCACGCGGCGCGTGCCGGCCTGATCGTCCGGCGCTCGGCGGATGGCTCGGTCGGCACCCGGATCGTGTACGACACGGCAAAGCGCACGCTGACGCTCGACCGCTCGCAGTCCGGCGAAACCAATTTCGCCGACACGTTCAGCAAAGAGCACATCGTGGACCTGCCGCTCGAGCACGGGCAGTTGCGGCTCGAGATCGTCGTCGATCACGGTTCGGTGGAAGTGTTCGCGAACGGCGGCCGTGTCGCGCTCACCGACCTGATCTTCCCGCCGCTCGATGCGGACCGCGTCGCCGTATTTGCCGAACACGGCCGCGCGACGTTCTCCGGGCTCACGGTGACGCAGCTCGAAGCTGGTGGTGACAGCCACAACGCCTGTGCGGCGCGATAG
- a CDS encoding SDR family oxidoreductase, which yields MQRFEGKTVLVTGGNSGIGLAAAKAFAAEGARVIITGRDAQTLEAARQTLGEGALAIRNEAGSVASARALADAIASAGARLDAVFINAGVAKLAPFADSDEAMWDLVFNTNVKGAYFQIQSLVPLLNRGASIVINGSINAHIGMPGSSVYAASKAAVNSFAKTLSAELLPHGVRVNVVSPGPVQTPLYGKLGFDAATLDETAEKIKGLVPVGRFGTPDEIASTVLHLSAPESAFIVGAEIIASGGMGLL from the coding sequence ATGCAACGCTTCGAAGGAAAGACGGTCCTCGTCACGGGTGGCAACAGCGGTATCGGCCTGGCAGCCGCCAAGGCATTCGCGGCAGAAGGCGCGCGCGTCATCATCACCGGGCGCGATGCGCAGACGCTCGAGGCCGCGCGGCAAACGCTCGGTGAAGGCGCGCTCGCGATCCGCAACGAGGCCGGCAGCGTCGCGTCGGCCCGCGCGCTGGCCGATGCGATCGCGTCGGCGGGGGCGCGGCTCGACGCCGTGTTCATCAACGCGGGCGTCGCGAAGCTCGCGCCGTTCGCCGACAGCGACGAGGCCATGTGGGATCTCGTGTTCAACACCAACGTGAAGGGCGCGTATTTCCAGATCCAGTCGCTGGTGCCGCTGCTGAACCGCGGCGCGTCGATCGTGATCAACGGCTCGATCAACGCGCACATCGGGATGCCCGGCTCGTCGGTGTATGCGGCGAGCAAGGCGGCCGTCAATTCGTTCGCGAAGACGCTGTCGGCGGAGTTGCTGCCGCACGGCGTGCGCGTGAACGTCGTGAGCCCCGGGCCCGTGCAGACGCCGCTCTACGGCAAGCTCGGATTTGACGCGGCCACGCTCGACGAAACGGCAGAGAAGATCAAGGGCCTCGTCCCGGTCGGCCGGTTCGGCACGCCGGACGAGATCGCGTCGACGGTGCTGCACCTCAGCGCGCCGGAATCCGCGTTCATCGTCGGCGCCGAGATCATCGCGTCGGGCGGGATGGGCTTGCTCTGA
- a CDS encoding LysR family transcriptional regulator: protein MLSEDELALLDAIRATGSLSRAAARLGKAPSTVSHAARQLETRFDALLFDRRGYRLQLTPAGQLLTDEAARLALDVARLTQRVRQVASGWEDRLWIVSDEVLEFDTLLPVVRAFDALDSGVSLRFTHEVLGGTWEALRDGRADLVIGATNEPPAIPGFKWFELGAMEWVFAVSPRHPLATVSGALTRDAIGAHRAVVVADSSRRAAGRAYGLLGGQAVLAVPSMRAKILAQRDGLGVGWVPRRRVASLLARGELVEKQTADPREPNLLYVAWHGDRDGRALQWWLEQLREPRLAQRLLDGIDVAG, encoded by the coding sequence ATGCTGTCCGAAGACGAACTTGCGCTGCTCGACGCGATCCGCGCCACCGGCAGCCTGTCGCGCGCGGCCGCGCGGCTCGGCAAGGCGCCGTCGACGGTGTCGCACGCGGCGCGCCAGCTCGAAACGCGCTTCGACGCGCTGCTGTTCGACCGCCGCGGCTACCGGCTGCAGCTCACGCCGGCCGGCCAGTTGCTGACCGACGAAGCGGCGCGGCTGGCGCTGGACGTCGCGCGGCTGACGCAGCGCGTGCGGCAGGTCGCGAGCGGCTGGGAAGACCGGCTGTGGATCGTCAGCGACGAAGTGCTGGAGTTCGACACGCTGCTGCCGGTCGTCCGCGCGTTCGATGCGCTCGACTCGGGCGTGTCGCTGCGTTTCACGCACGAAGTGCTCGGCGGGACGTGGGAAGCGCTGCGCGACGGGCGCGCGGACCTGGTGATCGGCGCGACCAACGAGCCGCCGGCGATTCCCGGTTTCAAGTGGTTCGAGCTGGGCGCGATGGAGTGGGTGTTCGCGGTATCGCCGCGCCATCCGCTGGCCACCGTGAGCGGCGCGCTGACGCGGGACGCGATCGGCGCGCACCGGGCCGTCGTCGTCGCCGATTCGTCGCGGCGCGCGGCCGGCCGCGCGTATGGCCTGCTCGGCGGGCAGGCCGTGCTGGCGGTGCCGTCGATGCGCGCGAAGATCCTCGCGCAGCGCGACGGGCTCGGCGTCGGCTGGGTGCCGCGCCGGCGCGTGGCGTCGCTGCTCGCGCGCGGCGAACTCGTGGAAAAACAGACGGCCGATCCGCGCGAACCGAACCTGCTGTATGTCGCATGGCACGGCGACCGGGACGGCCGCGCGCTGCAATGGTGGCTCGAGCAATTGCGCGAACCGCGGCTCGCGCAGCGCCTGCTCGACGGCATCGACGTGGCCGGCTGA
- the pdxR gene encoding MocR-like pyridoxine biosynthesis transcription factor PdxR — protein sequence MDIAIRIEGRHDLTGQIFRQLRTAIVDGRLAGGARLPSTRDLAKQLGVSRKTTLDAFERLVAEGYLNTRAGDGTFVADGLARVPHAAAMSAPSLVEYTPRIDAVDARALWDDLPDALAMPTPQDTPGFDFRGGVTDKALFPFDAWRRCLHHALRQQMRGSAGYHDPAGDPQLRGAIARYVAFSRAVACGWDDVLVTQGAQQALDLIARVVVRPGDVVAVEDPGYPPARAAFASLGATVIGVPVDAQGLVTERLPDDARLVYVTPSHQFPLGMPMTLDRRVALLEWAQRRRAVIIEDDYDGEFRFEGRPVESLKSLDRTGLVAYVGTFSKTIFPELRIGYAIPPRALRGALTKAKQIVDWHTCTLTQAALARFMLEGDFARHLKRVQKHYDARRKMLIAHLRGELAPWFDAIVPTAGIHLAAYLKPGLDEAALVRAARAQDIGLYGISAFHVGVPVRAGLLFGYGGIDTPRIDTALATLAGLLGSDAIGGSALVT from the coding sequence ATGGACATCGCGATCCGCATCGAAGGCCGTCACGACCTGACGGGGCAGATCTTCCGGCAACTGCGCACCGCGATCGTCGACGGGCGGCTCGCCGGCGGCGCGCGGCTGCCGTCGACGCGCGACCTCGCGAAACAGCTCGGCGTATCGCGCAAGACGACGCTCGACGCGTTCGAGCGTCTCGTCGCCGAGGGCTACCTGAATACGCGCGCGGGTGACGGCACGTTCGTCGCCGACGGCCTCGCGCGCGTGCCGCACGCCGCGGCCATGTCGGCACCCTCCCTCGTCGAATACACGCCGCGCATCGACGCGGTCGACGCGCGTGCGCTGTGGGACGACCTGCCCGACGCGCTCGCGATGCCCACGCCGCAGGACACACCGGGCTTCGACTTCCGCGGCGGCGTGACCGACAAGGCGCTGTTCCCGTTCGACGCGTGGCGGCGCTGCCTGCATCACGCGCTGCGCCAGCAGATGCGCGGCTCCGCCGGGTACCACGACCCGGCCGGCGATCCGCAGTTGCGCGGCGCGATCGCGCGCTACGTCGCGTTCAGCCGCGCGGTCGCGTGCGGCTGGGACGACGTGCTCGTCACGCAAGGCGCGCAACAGGCGCTCGACCTGATCGCCCGCGTCGTCGTGCGGCCGGGCGATGTGGTGGCGGTCGAGGATCCCGGCTATCCGCCCGCCCGCGCCGCGTTCGCGTCGCTCGGCGCGACGGTGATCGGCGTGCCGGTCGACGCGCAGGGGCTGGTGACGGAACGGCTGCCCGACGACGCGCGCCTCGTCTACGTGACGCCGTCGCATCAGTTCCCGCTCGGGATGCCGATGACGCTGGACCGGCGCGTCGCGCTGCTCGAGTGGGCGCAGCGCCGCCGCGCGGTGATCATCGAGGACGACTACGACGGCGAGTTCCGCTTCGAGGGCCGGCCGGTGGAATCGCTGAAGAGCCTCGACCGCACGGGCCTCGTCGCGTATGTCGGCACGTTTTCGAAGACGATCTTTCCGGAGCTGCGGATCGGCTACGCGATTCCGCCGCGTGCGCTGCGCGGCGCGCTGACCAAGGCGAAGCAGATCGTCGACTGGCACACCTGCACGCTGACGCAGGCGGCGCTCGCGCGCTTCATGCTCGAAGGCGATTTCGCGCGGCACCTGAAGCGCGTGCAGAAGCACTACGACGCGCGCCGCAAGATGCTGATCGCGCATCTGCGCGGCGAACTCGCGCCGTGGTTCGACGCGATCGTGCCGACCGCCGGCATCCACCTGGCGGCCTACCTGAAGCCGGGGCTCGACGAAGCGGCGCTGGTCCGCGCGGCCCGCGCGCAGGACATCGGCCTGTACGGCATCTCGGCGTTCCACGTCGGCGTGCCGGTCCGCGCGGGGCTGCTGTTCGGCTATGGCGGGATCGACACGCCGCGCATCGACACGGCGCTCGCGACGCTGGCCGGCCTGCTGGGTTCGGACGCCATTGGCGGCTCGGCACTGGTTACCTGA